The Streptomyces sp. NBC_01439 genome contains the following window.
GCGGCCGTCCACCGCGAGCCCGGGCAGCAGCACGGCGTCGGCCCCGGTGACCGCGTCCGGTCCGAGCGCGGGGCCGGTCGGCTCCAGCAGTCGCATCTTGCCCGGGTGGGCGGCCCCGGCGAGCGCGGCCGGGCCTTCGTACGCCGCCCAGTCGAGGTCGTTGTCGGGCAGCAGCAGGGGGAGCAGCACCCGCTTGCCGGCCGCGCGCAGGGCGTCGAGGAGCTCCCGGGTGCCGGGTTCGGTGCCGATCGAGACGTACGCCGCCACCGTGCGGGCACCGGCCAGTTCGGGCAGTTCGAAGGAGCTGACGGCGAGTGCGGCGGCCGCCGCACGGCGGTTCTCGGGGGACAAGGCGCGGCGCGCGGCGAGCAGTTCTCGGCGCAGTGCGGCCTTGGCGGAGGCGGTGGGCGGGTTCTCTGCCACGAGGAAATCAAATATCCTTCCGAATTGGGGCATACCTGTATCTACGTGCTGCGATCCCGTCCGATGTTCGACGGAAGGCCACTATCGTTCGGGGCATGACTATGTTGCACCCCGTGATCAAGAAGGCCGTGATTCCGGCCGCTGGCCTCGGCACCCGCTTCCTTCCGGCGACCAAGGCGACCCCGAAGGAAATGCTCCCGGTTGTGGACAAGCCGGCCATCCAGTACGTGGTCGAGGAGGCCGTCGGCGCCGGACTCGACGACGTGCTCATGATCACTGGGCGTAACAAGCGTGCCCTGGAAGACCACTTCGACCGGAACTACGAGCTGGAGTCGGCCCTCATCGCCAAGGGCGACGACGACCGCCTGAAGAAGGTCCAGGAGTCCAGCGACCTGGCCACCATGCACTACGTCCGCCAGGGCGACCCGCGGGGCCTCGGCCACGCGGTCCTGTGCGCCGAGCCGCACGTCGGCCGCGAGCCCTTCGCCGTCCTGCTCGGCGACGACCTCATCGACCCGCGCGACCCGCTGCTGCGCCAGATGGCCGACATCTACGCCCGCACCGGCGGCACCGTCATCGCGCTCATGGAGGTCGACCCGGCCAACGTCCACCTCTACGGCTGCGCCGCCGTCGAGGCCACGGACGAGGAGGACGTGGTCCGCATCACCGGCCTCGTC
Protein-coding sequences here:
- a CDS encoding 5-formyltetrahydrofolate cyclo-ligase, whose protein sequence is MAENPPTASAKAALRRELLAARRALSPENRRAAAAALAVSSFELPELAGARTVAAYVSIGTEPGTRELLDALRAAGKRVLLPLLLPDNDLDWAAYEGPAALAGAAHPGKMRLLEPTGPALGPDAVTGADAVLLPGLAVDGRGMRLGRGGGSYDRVLERLERAGAHPALVVLLYDDEVVARVPEEPHDHPVQAVATPSGVHRFSP
- the galU gene encoding UTP--glucose-1-phosphate uridylyltransferase GalU — protein: MTMLHPVIKKAVIPAAGLGTRFLPATKATPKEMLPVVDKPAIQYVVEEAVGAGLDDVLMITGRNKRALEDHFDRNYELESALIAKGDDDRLKKVQESSDLATMHYVRQGDPRGLGHAVLCAEPHVGREPFAVLLGDDLIDPRDPLLRQMADIYARTGGTVIALMEVDPANVHLYGCAAVEATDEEDVVRITGLVEKPDPQDAPSNYAVIGRYVLNPAIFDILRETEPGRGGEIQLTDALQKLAADETVGGPVHGVIFRGRRYDTGDRGDYLRAIVRLACEREDLGPEFRTWLHRYVTEEM